One genomic segment of Gemmatimonadaceae bacterium includes these proteins:
- a CDS encoding GH3 auxin-responsive promoter family protein, producing MRPQSALVNTLWLASGITASRRFARALHAPAEAQAAWLAAALARHAGCEYGRRYEFAALRTPADFARTVPLSDASDLAGWIPRIQAGDRNLLTAAPVTHLAPTSGSSGARKLVPFTAGLQASFATAVSAWMADLVRARPALLGGPAYWSVSPLSDADDALPAPGGVRVGFADDAEYLGGWAGTLVRQVMAVPASVRHVRDEEAFRCLTLLAMLRQAELRLISVWHPSFLELLVSAAPRHWDQLLDAIAFGTLPWGDALPPASRAAWRAPANAARARALRHIGAEQWPRWWPALQVVSCWGDQAAAAGHAALERRLPGVLVQSKGLLATEAVVTVPVHGAYPVALTSHFFEFLDDGGSFRLAHELEDGGEYEVVVTNGAGLWRYRLGDVVECAGHLGAAPSLRFLGRTGNVSDLRGEKLAEPFVAGCLRALWDVTGTGEAPELAELHAMQSGGAAWYELRLSAGTSQAPAAELAARLDDLLRANPHYALARRLGQLASLRVTLVSGGPHLARPARERMRLGDIKPRTLVGVPRAGTVTGERQHG from the coding sequence ATGAGGCCGCAGAGCGCGCTGGTGAACACACTCTGGCTGGCGAGTGGGATCACAGCCTCGCGCCGATTCGCTCGCGCATTGCACGCGCCCGCGGAAGCGCAGGCAGCGTGGCTCGCCGCGGCGCTCGCGCGTCACGCGGGGTGCGAGTACGGCCGCCGGTACGAATTCGCAGCGCTGCGCACACCGGCCGACTTCGCGCGCACCGTGCCGCTCTCCGATGCGTCGGATCTCGCCGGCTGGATTCCGCGCATCCAGGCCGGCGACCGGAACCTGCTCACGGCCGCCCCCGTGACACACCTGGCCCCGACGAGCGGATCGTCCGGCGCACGGAAGCTGGTCCCGTTCACGGCAGGGCTGCAGGCGTCGTTCGCGACGGCAGTGAGTGCCTGGATGGCTGACCTGGTGCGCGCCCGGCCGGCACTGCTCGGCGGGCCGGCGTACTGGTCGGTGTCCCCACTCAGCGACGCCGACGACGCACTGCCCGCGCCGGGTGGCGTGCGGGTGGGCTTCGCGGATGACGCGGAGTACCTCGGTGGCTGGGCCGGGACACTGGTGCGACAGGTGATGGCCGTGCCGGCCTCGGTGCGGCATGTGCGTGACGAGGAGGCGTTCCGGTGCCTCACGCTGTTGGCGATGCTGCGCCAGGCGGAGCTGCGACTGATCTCCGTCTGGCATCCGTCGTTCCTGGAACTGCTGGTGAGCGCCGCACCGCGCCACTGGGACCAGCTGCTCGATGCCATCGCGTTCGGCACGCTGCCGTGGGGTGATGCGTTGCCGCCGGCGAGCCGCGCGGCCTGGCGTGCGCCCGCGAACGCCGCGCGCGCACGGGCGCTCCGCCACATCGGTGCCGAGCAATGGCCGCGGTGGTGGCCGGCACTGCAGGTGGTGAGCTGCTGGGGTGACCAGGCGGCCGCCGCTGGGCACGCGGCGCTGGAACGGCGGTTGCCCGGCGTGCTGGTGCAGTCGAAGGGGCTGCTCGCCACCGAGGCGGTGGTGACGGTGCCGGTGCATGGCGCGTACCCGGTGGCGCTCACGTCGCACTTCTTCGAGTTCCTGGACGATGGCGGCAGCTTCCGGCTGGCGCATGAACTCGAGGATGGCGGGGAGTACGAGGTGGTGGTGACCAACGGCGCCGGGCTCTGGCGTTACCGGCTGGGCGACGTCGTGGAGTGTGCCGGACACCTTGGCGCTGCGCCGTCGCTGCGGTTCCTCGGCCGGACGGGCAACGTGAGTGACCTGCGTGGCGAGAAACTCGCCGAGCCGTTCGTGGCCGGGTGCCTCCGCGCACTGTGGGACGTCACGGGAACGGGCGAGGCGCCGGAGCTGGCGGAGCTGCACGCCATGCAGTCGGGGGGCGCGGCCTGGTACGAGCTGCGACTGTCGGCCGGGACGAGTCAGGCGCCGGCGGCGGAACTCGCCGCACGGCTGGACGACCTGCTGCGCGCGAACCCGCACTACGCACTGGCGCGGCGGCTCGGGCAGCTGGCATCATTGCGCGTGACCCTCGTCTCCGGCGGACCACACCTGGCCCGGCCGGCGCGCGAGCGGATGCGATTGGGCGACATCAAGCCGCGCACCCTGGTGGGTGTGCCGCGCGCAGGAACCGTGACCGGGGAGCGGCAGCATGGCTGA